Proteins co-encoded in one Erinaceus europaeus chromosome 2, mEriEur2.1, whole genome shotgun sequence genomic window:
- the LIPE gene encoding hormone-sensitive lipase isoform X3 — protein sequence MDSDQPTESLGGTKPLGGTEPPEGTGPSEATKAQPPKKVILGLKNRSHRLWRKVKPKAWLVIRSMDLRTMTQSLVTLAEDNMAFFSSQGPGETARRLSGVFSGIREQALGLEPALASLLGVAHNFDLDPETPANGYRSLVHTARCCLAHLLHKARYVASNRRSIFFRTSHNLAELEAYLVALTQLRALVYYAQHLLTTNRPGHLFFEGDDTVIAEFLREYVTLHKGCFYGRCLGFQFTPAIRPFLQTISIGLVSFGEHYKRKETGISVTASSLFTSGRFAIDPELRGAEFERIIQNLDVHFWKAFWNITEIEVLSSLANMASVNVKVSRLLSLPPEAFEMPMTSDPKLMVTISPPLAHTGPGPVYVRLISYDLREGQDSEALSSLIKSDGPRSLELRPRQQAPRSPALVIHIHGGGFVAQTSKSHEPYLKSWAQELGAPIVSIDYSLAPEAPFPRALEECFFAYCWAVKHCALLGSTGERICLAGDSAGGNLCFTVSLRAAAYGVRVPDGIMAAYPATMLQSTASPSRLLSLIDPLLPLSVLSKCVSAYAGGETDDQSNSEEKALGMMGLVRRDTALLFRDLRLGASSWLNSFLELSGQKPHKNVPKTESMRRSVSEAALAQPEGPLGTDSLKNLNLHDLSLRGSSESSDNPELSMSAEALGPSKPSDINFLLGPEDSRQEMNEMSSLKDSPQGMNAAFPKGFYPKISNLASMQIPIYSPIVKNPFMSPLLAPDSMLQTLPPVHIVACALDPMLDDSVMFARRLRGLDRPVTLRVVEDLPHGFLSLASLCRETRQAAALCVERIRAVLAPPGAAASRHARSPLPRSPERPAPAPAPLLV from the exons CCTGGCTAGTGATCCGCAGCATGGACCTGCGCACGATGACCCAGTCGCTGGTGACCCTGGCGGAGGACAACATGGCCTTCTTCTCGAGCCAAGGCCCTGGGGAGACGGCGCGGCGACTGTCGGGTGTCTTTTCGGGCATTCGGGAGCAGGCGCTGGGGTTGGAGCCGGCCCTGGCCAGTCTGCTGGGTGTGGCACACAACTTTGACCTGGACCCCGAGACACCCGCCAACGGGTACCGCAGCCTGGTGCACACGGCCCGCTGCTGCCTGGCACACCTGCTGCACAAGGCCCGCTATGTGGCCTCCAACCGCCGTAGCATCTTCTTCCGAACCAGCCACAACCTGGCAGAACTTGAGGCCTACCTGGTAGCGCTCACCCAGCTCCGTGCCCTGGTCTACTATGCCCAGCACCTTCTGACCACCAACCGGCCAGGGCACCTCTTCTTTGAGGGTGACGACACAGTCATTGCTGAATTCCTGCGCGAGTATGTCACCCTGCACAAGGGCTGCTTCTACGGCCGCTGCCTGGGCTTCCAG TTCACACCTGCCATCCGGCCGTTCCTGCAGACCATCTCCATCGGGCTGGTGTCCTTCGGGGAGCACTACAAACGCAAGGAAACTGGCATCA GTGTGACTGCCAGCTCCCTCTTCACCAGCGGCCGCTTCGCCATTGACCCGGAGCTCCGAGGGGCTGAATTTGAGCGGATCATACAGAACCTGGATGTGCATTTCTGGAAAGCCTTCTGGAACATCACTGAGATCGAAGTGCTATCG TCTCTAGCCAACATGGCATCAGTGAACGTGAAGGTCAGCCGCCTGCTCAGCCTGCCACCTGAGGCCTTTGAAATGCCGATGACCTCTGACCCCAAGCTCATGGTCACCATCTCACCCCCCCTGGCCCACACAGGCCCCGGGCCTGTCTACGTCAGGCTCATCTCCTATGACCTGCGGGAGGGACAG gaCAGTGAGGCACTCAGCAGCCTGATCAAATCTGACGGCCCCCGGAGCCTGGAGCTGCGGCCACGCCAGCAGGCGCCCCGCTCCCCAGCCCTGGTCATCCACATCCACGGCGGTGGCTTCGTGGCCCAGACCTCCAAGTCCCACGAGCCCTACCTCAAGAGCTGGGCCCAGGAGCTGGGCGCCCCTATCGTCTCCATCGACTACTCCCTGGCACCTGAGGCCCCCTTCCCCCGCGCCCTGGAGGAGTGCTTCTTCGCCTACTGCTGGGCAGTCAAGCACTGTGCCCTCCTTG GCTCCACAGGGGAGCGGATATGTCTCGCGGGGGACAGCGCAGGTGGGAACCTCTGCTTCACTGTGTCCCTTCGGGCAGCAGCCTATGGGGTGCGGGTGCcagatggcatcatggcagcCTACCCGGCCACGATGCTGCAGTCCACTGCTTCTCCCTCTCGCCTCCTGAGCCTCATAGACCCCCTGCTGCCTCTCAGCGTGCTTTCCAAGTGCGTCAGTGCCTATGCTG gtggggagacagatgaccagtcCAACTCAGAGGAGAAGGCACTGGGCATGATGGGACTCGTGCGGAGGGACACGGCCCTACTCTTTCGAGACCTCCGCCTGGGTGCCTCCTCGTGGCTCAACTCCTTCCTGGAGCTGAGTGGGCAGAAGCCCCACAAGAACGTTCCCAAAACAG AGTCCATGCGCCGCAGCGTGTCGGAGGCAGCACTGGCCCAGCCTGAGGGACCCCTGGGCACCGACTCCCTCAAGAACCTGAATCTGCATGACCTGAGCCTGAGGGGCAGCTCCGAGTCCTCAGACAACCCTGAGCTGTCCATGTCAGCCGAGGCTCTGGGTCCCTCTAAGCCCTCAGACATCAACTTCTTACTGGGCCCCGAGGACTCCCGTCAGGAGATGAATGAGATGTCCAGCCTCAAGGACAGCCCCCAGGGCATGAACGCCGCCTTCCCCAAGGGCTTCTACCCAAAGATCTCCAACCTGGCCAGCATGCAGATACCCATCTACTCACCCATCGTCAAGAACCCCTTCATGTCCCCGCTGCTGGCCCCTGACAGCATGCTGCAGACCTTGCCGCCAGTGCACATCGTG GCCTGCGCGCTGGACCCCATGCTGGACGACTCGGTCATGTTCGCGCGGCGCCTGCGCGGCCTGGACCGGCCGGTGACCCTGCGCGTGGTGGAGGACCTGCCGCACGGCTTCCTGAGCCTGGCGTCGCTGTGCCGGGAGACGCGCCAGGCGGCGGCGCTTTGCGTGGAGCGCATCCGCGCGGTGCTCGCCCCGCCCGGCGCCGCGGCCTCGCGACACGCCCGGTCCCCCCTGCCCCGCAGCCCCGAGCGCCCGGCCCCGGCGCCCGCCCCGCTGCTCGTGTGA
- the LIPE gene encoding hormone-sensitive lipase isoform X4, with product MDLRTMTQSLVTLAEDNMAFFSSQGPGETARRLSGVFSGIREQALGLEPALASLLGVAHNFDLDPETPANGYRSLVHTARCCLAHLLHKARYVASNRRSIFFRTSHNLAELEAYLVALTQLRALVYYAQHLLTTNRPGHLFFEGDDTVIAEFLREYVTLHKGCFYGRCLGFQFTPAIRPFLQTISIGLVSFGEHYKRKETGISVTASSLFTSGRFAIDPELRGAEFERIIQNLDVHFWKAFWNITEIEVLSSLANMASVNVKVSRLLSLPPEAFEMPMTSDPKLMVTISPPLAHTGPGPVYVRLISYDLREGQDSEALSSLIKSDGPRSLELRPRQQAPRSPALVIHIHGGGFVAQTSKSHEPYLKSWAQELGAPIVSIDYSLAPEAPFPRALEECFFAYCWAVKHCALLGSTGERICLAGDSAGGNLCFTVSLRAAAYGVRVPDGIMAAYPATMLQSTASPSRLLSLIDPLLPLSVLSKCVSAYAGGETDDQSNSEEKALGMMGLVRRDTALLFRDLRLGASSWLNSFLELSGQKPHKNVPKTESMRRSVSEAALAQPEGPLGTDSLKNLNLHDLSLRGSSESSDNPELSMSAEALGPSKPSDINFLLGPEDSRQEMNEMSSLKDSPQGMNAAFPKGFYPKISNLASMQIPIYSPIVKNPFMSPLLAPDSMLQTLPPVHIVACALDPMLDDSVMFARRLRGLDRPVTLRVVEDLPHGFLSLASLCRETRQAAALCVERIRAVLAPPGAAASRHARSPLPRSPERPAPAPAPLLV from the exons ATGGACCTGCGCACGATGACCCAGTCGCTGGTGACCCTGGCGGAGGACAACATGGCCTTCTTCTCGAGCCAAGGCCCTGGGGAGACGGCGCGGCGACTGTCGGGTGTCTTTTCGGGCATTCGGGAGCAGGCGCTGGGGTTGGAGCCGGCCCTGGCCAGTCTGCTGGGTGTGGCACACAACTTTGACCTGGACCCCGAGACACCCGCCAACGGGTACCGCAGCCTGGTGCACACGGCCCGCTGCTGCCTGGCACACCTGCTGCACAAGGCCCGCTATGTGGCCTCCAACCGCCGTAGCATCTTCTTCCGAACCAGCCACAACCTGGCAGAACTTGAGGCCTACCTGGTAGCGCTCACCCAGCTCCGTGCCCTGGTCTACTATGCCCAGCACCTTCTGACCACCAACCGGCCAGGGCACCTCTTCTTTGAGGGTGACGACACAGTCATTGCTGAATTCCTGCGCGAGTATGTCACCCTGCACAAGGGCTGCTTCTACGGCCGCTGCCTGGGCTTCCAG TTCACACCTGCCATCCGGCCGTTCCTGCAGACCATCTCCATCGGGCTGGTGTCCTTCGGGGAGCACTACAAACGCAAGGAAACTGGCATCA GTGTGACTGCCAGCTCCCTCTTCACCAGCGGCCGCTTCGCCATTGACCCGGAGCTCCGAGGGGCTGAATTTGAGCGGATCATACAGAACCTGGATGTGCATTTCTGGAAAGCCTTCTGGAACATCACTGAGATCGAAGTGCTATCG TCTCTAGCCAACATGGCATCAGTGAACGTGAAGGTCAGCCGCCTGCTCAGCCTGCCACCTGAGGCCTTTGAAATGCCGATGACCTCTGACCCCAAGCTCATGGTCACCATCTCACCCCCCCTGGCCCACACAGGCCCCGGGCCTGTCTACGTCAGGCTCATCTCCTATGACCTGCGGGAGGGACAG gaCAGTGAGGCACTCAGCAGCCTGATCAAATCTGACGGCCCCCGGAGCCTGGAGCTGCGGCCACGCCAGCAGGCGCCCCGCTCCCCAGCCCTGGTCATCCACATCCACGGCGGTGGCTTCGTGGCCCAGACCTCCAAGTCCCACGAGCCCTACCTCAAGAGCTGGGCCCAGGAGCTGGGCGCCCCTATCGTCTCCATCGACTACTCCCTGGCACCTGAGGCCCCCTTCCCCCGCGCCCTGGAGGAGTGCTTCTTCGCCTACTGCTGGGCAGTCAAGCACTGTGCCCTCCTTG GCTCCACAGGGGAGCGGATATGTCTCGCGGGGGACAGCGCAGGTGGGAACCTCTGCTTCACTGTGTCCCTTCGGGCAGCAGCCTATGGGGTGCGGGTGCcagatggcatcatggcagcCTACCCGGCCACGATGCTGCAGTCCACTGCTTCTCCCTCTCGCCTCCTGAGCCTCATAGACCCCCTGCTGCCTCTCAGCGTGCTTTCCAAGTGCGTCAGTGCCTATGCTG gtggggagacagatgaccagtcCAACTCAGAGGAGAAGGCACTGGGCATGATGGGACTCGTGCGGAGGGACACGGCCCTACTCTTTCGAGACCTCCGCCTGGGTGCCTCCTCGTGGCTCAACTCCTTCCTGGAGCTGAGTGGGCAGAAGCCCCACAAGAACGTTCCCAAAACAG AGTCCATGCGCCGCAGCGTGTCGGAGGCAGCACTGGCCCAGCCTGAGGGACCCCTGGGCACCGACTCCCTCAAGAACCTGAATCTGCATGACCTGAGCCTGAGGGGCAGCTCCGAGTCCTCAGACAACCCTGAGCTGTCCATGTCAGCCGAGGCTCTGGGTCCCTCTAAGCCCTCAGACATCAACTTCTTACTGGGCCCCGAGGACTCCCGTCAGGAGATGAATGAGATGTCCAGCCTCAAGGACAGCCCCCAGGGCATGAACGCCGCCTTCCCCAAGGGCTTCTACCCAAAGATCTCCAACCTGGCCAGCATGCAGATACCCATCTACTCACCCATCGTCAAGAACCCCTTCATGTCCCCGCTGCTGGCCCCTGACAGCATGCTGCAGACCTTGCCGCCAGTGCACATCGTG GCCTGCGCGCTGGACCCCATGCTGGACGACTCGGTCATGTTCGCGCGGCGCCTGCGCGGCCTGGACCGGCCGGTGACCCTGCGCGTGGTGGAGGACCTGCCGCACGGCTTCCTGAGCCTGGCGTCGCTGTGCCGGGAGACGCGCCAGGCGGCGGCGCTTTGCGTGGAGCGCATCCGCGCGGTGCTCGCCCCGCCCGGCGCCGCGGCCTCGCGACACGCCCGGTCCCCCCTGCCCCGCAGCCCCGAGCGCCCGGCCCCGGCGCCCGCCCCGCTGCTCGTGTGA
- the CNFN gene encoding cornifelin isoform X1, which translates to MQFEMHDKTVKGKAMSYPVTSQPQCASSCYQTQLSDWHTGLTDCCNDMPVCLCGTFAPLCLACRISDDFGECCCAPYLPGGLHSLRTGMRERYRIQGSVGHDWAALTFCLPCALCQMARELKIRE; encoded by the exons ATGCAGTTTGAGATGCACGACAAGACCGTGAAAGGCAAAG CCATGTCCTACCCAGTGACCAGTCAGCCTCAGTGTGCCAGTAGCTGCTACCAGACCCAGCTCAGTGACTGGCACACCGGCCTCACGGATTGCTGCAATGACATGCCCGTCT GTCTGTGTGGCACCTTCGCCCCACTCTGCCTCGCCTGCCGCATCTCCGACGACTTTGGCGAGTGTTGCTGTGCACCCTACCTGCCTGGCGGCCTGCACTCGCTGCGCACCGGCATGCGGGAGCGCTACCGCATCCAG GGCTCCGTGGGCCATGACTGGGCGGCTCTCACCTTCTGTCTGCCCTGCGCCCTCTGCCAGATGGCGCGGGAACTGAAGATCCGAGAGTGA
- the CNFN gene encoding cornifelin isoform X2, which yields MSYPVTSQPQCASSCYQTQLSDWHTGLTDCCNDMPVCLCGTFAPLCLACRISDDFGECCCAPYLPGGLHSLRTGMRERYRIQGSVGHDWAALTFCLPCALCQMARELKIRE from the exons ATGTCCTACCCAGTGACCAGTCAGCCTCAGTGTGCCAGTAGCTGCTACCAGACCCAGCTCAGTGACTGGCACACCGGCCTCACGGATTGCTGCAATGACATGCCCGTCT GTCTGTGTGGCACCTTCGCCCCACTCTGCCTCGCCTGCCGCATCTCCGACGACTTTGGCGAGTGTTGCTGTGCACCCTACCTGCCTGGCGGCCTGCACTCGCTGCGCACCGGCATGCGGGAGCGCTACCGCATCCAG GGCTCCGTGGGCCATGACTGGGCGGCTCTCACCTTCTGTCTGCCCTGCGCCCTCTGCCAGATGGCGCGGGAACTGAAGATCCGAGAGTGA